A genomic stretch from Natronolimnobius sp. AArcel1 includes:
- a CDS encoding HalOD1 output domain-containing protein translates to MTDRRLLFEILEALEEQGLERDEYLLGRWIDVEALEQLVDSASQDTELEIRFSVGGFRVLVTESSVTVS, encoded by the coding sequence ATGACTGATCGACGGTTGTTGTTTGAGATTCTCGAGGCACTCGAGGAACAGGGACTCGAGCGTGATGAGTATCTGTTGGGGAGATGGATCGATGTCGAGGCACTCGAGCAACTCGTGGATTCAGCGAGTCAGGATACTGAACTCGAGATTCGATTCAGTGTTGGTGGATTTCGTGTGTTGGTTACGGAATCAAGCGTGACTGTCAGTTAG
- a CDS encoding ArdC-like ssDNA-binding domain-containing protein, whose product MAASTPSQESFDDSKTRRDEMHSTIETWVHDLVEEVDDAASSDQFKDWLDVQSRFHDYSYRNTLLIKLQCPKASRVAGYRTWQDEFDRHVKEGENALWIWAPIIARQCPECENAPSYHEQIGCEYDETDPGEWDKGLVGFRPAPVFDISQTDGEPLPDLETEAYGAGEELAPALLEAAELLDVEVTVVSPRNWSHGSAKGVCQYRLGRPPLVKVRDRENKADLAVTLVHEYAHALLHSEVDIEDERSKRELEAEAVGYIVGRYFGLDTSGSAFYLAAWEGDEPETILDRLERISSTAQEIIDAVEEEMSDD is encoded by the coding sequence ATGGCTGCAAGCACACCGTCCCAAGAGTCGTTCGACGATTCAAAGACTCGCCGTGATGAGATGCATAGTACGATCGAGACGTGGGTCCACGATCTCGTAGAGGAGGTCGACGACGCCGCCTCGAGTGACCAGTTCAAAGACTGGCTCGACGTCCAGAGTCGGTTCCATGACTACTCCTACCGGAATACACTCCTGATCAAACTCCAGTGTCCGAAAGCGAGTCGCGTCGCCGGCTACCGAACGTGGCAAGACGAGTTCGACCGACACGTGAAAGAAGGTGAGAACGCGCTCTGGATCTGGGCACCGATCATCGCGAGACAGTGCCCTGAATGCGAGAACGCCCCATCTTACCACGAACAAATCGGCTGTGAATACGATGAGACAGACCCAGGGGAGTGGGACAAGGGTCTCGTTGGGTTCCGGCCAGCACCTGTGTTCGATATTTCCCAGACTGACGGCGAACCATTGCCGGATCTCGAGACCGAAGCGTACGGAGCAGGCGAGGAGTTAGCTCCAGCGCTCCTTGAAGCGGCTGAGTTGCTCGATGTAGAGGTGACGGTCGTGTCTCCTCGAAACTGGTCTCACGGCAGTGCCAAGGGCGTCTGTCAGTACCGCCTTGGGAGGCCACCACTCGTGAAAGTCCGAGATCGTGAAAACAAGGCAGATCTCGCTGTAACACTCGTTCACGAGTACGCTCACGCACTGTTGCACAGTGAGGTCGATATCGAGGACGAGCGCTCGAAGCGTGAACTCGAGGCCGAAGCTGTCGGCTACATCGTTGGACGCTACTTTGGACTGGATACGAGTGGGTCAGCGTTCTACCTCGCTGCCTGGGAGGGAGATGAACCGGAGACGATTCTTGATCGACTCGAGCGCATTAGCTCGACTGCACAAGAGATCATCGACGCTGTTGAGGAGGAGATGAGCGATGACTGA
- a CDS encoding MarR family winged helix-turn-helix transcriptional regulator produces MSTDLGAAKGAKPRELIHFVTQQTRFALINNILQHPKQLPSMYELEELNPSVSDATVYKHTQKLIDAGIVNEVALEDDQRRQGYPWKFYGLTEEGRDFLEEHNLLAAEETLQQIYETISDKPEKMVKYENVPRPDET; encoded by the coding sequence ATGAGCACTGACCTTGGGGCTGCAAAAGGGGCCAAACCTCGAGAACTAATCCACTTTGTGACCCAGCAGACGCGGTTTGCACTCATCAACAACATCCTCCAGCACCCCAAGCAACTCCCCTCGATGTACGAACTCGAGGAACTCAACCCCAGCGTGAGCGATGCGACTGTCTATAAACACACCCAGAAACTCATCGATGCTGGTATTGTCAACGAAGTCGCGCTAGAAGACGACCAGCGCCGGCAAGGGTATCCCTGGAAGTTCTACGGCCTTACCGAAGAGGGACGAGACTTCCTTGAGGAGCACAACCTGCTCGCTGCCGAGGAGACCCTCCAGCAGATCTACGAGACTATCTCCGACAAACCAGAGAAAATGGTCAAATACGAGAACGTACCACGTCCCGACGAAACGTAG
- a CDS encoding amidohydrolase, with protein MSSLLIAGGHVLRPDMTVSQADVLIDQDSGLIEKIGSDLTAENTLQASNSLVTPGFVNGHSHVPMVLLRGYADDKSLDRWLEEDIWPAESTMTADDVHTGAKLGLLEMIKSGTTGFADMYFHVPEIVDAVNQAGLRALLGHGIVTTGKDADKALADVEKSLEFAQEYDGAAEGRISTAFMPHSLVTVGGEYLKEFVPRVREAGIPIHYHANETLNEVTPIVNDHGIRPLDYATDHGMLEPQDFVAHGVHVDEQEINLLAEAGTSVIHCPASNMKLASGMAPIQRMMDAGVTVGLGTDGAAANNDLSLLDEGRDAAMLGKIAANDASAVPAETVVQMMTQGSASALGFHSGVIEEGEPADLAVIDLAKPHLTPRNDLVSHLAYSAAGSDVKHTICDGRILMRDREVLTLKEKSIVKQAQQTASSVVSRVSS; from the coding sequence ATGTCATCACTTCTAATTGCGGGAGGACATGTTCTGCGTCCCGATATGACGGTCTCTCAGGCAGATGTACTGATTGATCAAGATAGCGGTTTAATTGAGAAGATTGGCTCTGATCTTACAGCAGAGAACACTCTCCAGGCCTCAAACTCGCTTGTGACTCCTGGTTTTGTTAACGGACATTCTCATGTTCCAATGGTATTGCTTCGAGGGTATGCAGATGATAAGTCACTGGACCGCTGGCTTGAAGAGGATATTTGGCCAGCTGAAAGCACAATGACCGCAGACGATGTTCATACTGGAGCAAAACTCGGCTTGTTAGAAATGATCAAGTCTGGAACAACTGGATTTGCGGACATGTACTTCCATGTGCCCGAAATTGTTGATGCGGTCAATCAAGCTGGACTGCGAGCTCTACTGGGTCACGGAATTGTAACGACTGGGAAGGACGCTGATAAAGCATTAGCAGATGTCGAGAAAAGCCTTGAGTTCGCACAAGAGTATGATGGTGCGGCAGAAGGGAGAATCTCAACTGCGTTTATGCCACATTCTTTAGTCACTGTGGGGGGTGAATACCTTAAGGAGTTCGTCCCTCGGGTCCGTGAAGCAGGTATTCCAATTCACTATCATGCTAATGAGACTCTGAACGAAGTCACACCAATAGTAAATGATCATGGTATTCGCCCACTCGATTATGCCACAGATCACGGGATGTTGGAACCACAAGATTTCGTCGCCCATGGAGTTCATGTTGATGAGCAAGAGATCAACCTCTTAGCTGAGGCGGGAACAAGTGTGATCCATTGTCCGGCATCTAATATGAAGTTGGCCAGTGGTATGGCTCCAATCCAGCGTATGATGGATGCAGGAGTGACGGTCGGTCTTGGAACAGATGGTGCAGCTGCAAACAATGACCTGTCATTATTAGATGAGGGTCGTGATGCTGCAATGCTCGGTAAAATTGCTGCTAATGACGCGAGTGCTGTTCCCGCAGAGACGGTAGTTCAAATGATGACTCAGGGAAGTGCTTCAGCACTGGGCTTTCATTCAGGAGTGATTGAAGAAGGAGAGCCAGCTGATTTAGCCGTCATTGATCTTGCGAAGCCACACTTGACGCCTCGAAATGATTTGGTAAGCCATCTAGCTTACTCGGCAGCTGGAAGCGATGTGAAGCATACGATCTGTGATGGACGAATCCTCATGCGTGACCGTGAAGTGCTAACTCTCAAAGAGAAATCGATTGTAAAACAAGCACAACAGACTGCCAGTTCAGTAGTCTCTCGCGTTTCAAGCTAA